A single Sulfurimonas aquatica DNA region contains:
- a CDS encoding cold-shock protein yields MAQLEDGKVKWFNDEKGYGFIEQDNGGKDVFVHFRQVNNTSGGRVSLAEGQRVTFEVGEGQKGPQAENVTPL; encoded by the coding sequence ATGGCACAATTAGAAGACGGTAAAGTTAAGTGGTTTAACGACGAAAAAGGTTATGGTTTCATAGAACAAGATAATGGTGGAAAAGATGTATTCGTACATTTCCGTCAAGTTAACAACACTTCAGGTGGACGTGTTTCACTTGCTGAAGGTCAAAGAGTAACTTTCGAAGTTGGTGAAGGTCAAAAAGGCCCTCAAGCTGAGAACGTAACTCCACTTTAG
- a CDS encoding PhzF family phenazine biosynthesis protein, translated as MKIKFYQVDAFANSAFEGNPAAISPLDEWLDDEVMQKIAMENNLSETAFFVKTDDVYELRWFTPKKEVNLCGHATLASAYVIFNYLDYEKESIVFHSKSGPLYVSKLNNLIRLDFPSEAPIECETPKEIIEAFSEVPVQVLKATDYIVVYKDGTDLTKFKPDLQALKNLDLRGVCITTIHNKYDFVSRFFAPNYGIDEDSVTGSAYTQLTPYWAKIMNKTTFTSKQLSSRGGELKCELDGDRVYISGKAVCCIVGEMTI; from the coding sequence ATGAAAATAAAATTTTATCAAGTGGATGCATTTGCAAACAGCGCGTTTGAAGGAAACCCCGCTGCTATCTCTCCTTTGGATGAATGGCTAGATGATGAAGTAATGCAGAAGATAGCTATGGAAAACAATCTCTCTGAAACAGCTTTTTTTGTAAAAACAGATGATGTATATGAACTCAGATGGTTTACTCCAAAAAAAGAGGTAAACCTTTGTGGCCATGCCACATTAGCTAGTGCTTATGTGATATTTAACTATCTGGATTATGAGAAGGAGAGTATAGTTTTTCATTCTAAAAGTGGACCTTTATATGTTAGTAAGTTGAATAATTTAATAAGGCTTGATTTTCCATCAGAAGCTCCAATAGAGTGTGAAACGCCAAAAGAGATAATAGAAGCATTTAGCGAAGTGCCAGTTCAAGTCTTAAAAGCTACAGATTATATAGTAGTGTATAAGGATGGGACGGACTTAACTAAATTTAAGCCAGATTTACAAGCTTTAAAAAATTTGGACTTGCGTGGTGTTTGCATAACGACTATTCATAATAAATATGACTTTGTAAGTAGATTTTTTGCACCAAATTATGGAATAGACGAAGATAGCGTTACAGGCTCTGCTTACACTCAACTGACTCCCTATTGGGCTAAAATAATGAATAAAACTACTTTTACTTCTAAGCAACTTTCGAGTAGAGGGGGCGAGTTAAAGTGTGAACTTGATGGTGATCGCGTTTATATCTCAGGAAAAGCAGTTTGTTGTATTGTTGGTGAAATGACGATATGA
- a CDS encoding GNAT family N-acetyltransferase, with product MQIREMNLKELDLIYGVLSQLRDELSFKEFDDLVYEMRHMEYKMIGLLERGELISYAGVAVQTNFYHKRHLYVFDLVTDEKYRGKGYGKEMLTYLEDYAKTAMCENIVLSSGFSRDMAHKFYEKNGFMKKSYVFLKGVV from the coding sequence ATGCAAATTAGAGAAATGAATTTAAAAGAGTTAGATTTAATATATGGAGTGCTTTCTCAGCTTCGAGATGAACTTTCATTTAAAGAGTTTGATGATCTTGTCTATGAGATGAGGCATATGGAGTATAAAATGATAGGACTCTTAGAACGAGGAGAACTTATTAGTTATGCAGGCGTAGCAGTGCAAACAAACTTCTATCATAAACGCCATCTTTATGTTTTTGACCTAGTAACTGATGAGAAATATAGAGGTAAGGGGTATGGCAAAGAGATGCTTACATACTTAGAAGATTATGCCAAAACCGCCATGTGCGAAAATATCGTTTTATCATCTGGTTTTAGTAGAGATATGGCACATAAATTTTACGAAAAAAATGGTTTTATGAAAAAAAGTTATGTTTTTCTAAAAGGAGTAGTTTAG
- a CDS encoding DUF2237 family protein: MPKPTNIYEEKNALGGPLEPCSLDPLTGFYRTGSCQVTAENKGVHAVCIYATKEFLEYSKKAGNDISTPMPQYNFPGVKPGESWCLSGPRFVQAVKDGMAPHIFIHSTHQAILELIDLETLKKCAIDLD; the protein is encoded by the coding sequence ATGCCAAAACCAACAAATATATATGAAGAAAAAAACGCTCTTGGAGGTCCACTTGAGCCATGTAGTTTAGATCCACTTACAGGGTTTTATAGAACTGGCTCATGTCAAGTAACAGCTGAAAACAAAGGTGTTCATGCCGTTTGTATCTATGCAACTAAAGAGTTCTTAGAGTACTCAAAAAAAGCGGGAAATGACATCTCAACTCCAATGCCTCAGTATAACTTCCCTGGCGTAAAACCTGGAGAGAGTTGGTGCTTATCTGGTCCGCGTTTTGTGCAAGCGGTAAAAGATGGTATGGCTCCACATATTTTCATTCACTCTACACATCAAGCTATTTTAGAGCTTATAGACCTTGAAACTTTAAAAAAGTGCGCTATAGATTTAGACTAG
- a CDS encoding A/G-specific adenine glycosylase — MNRFKSLQSQLLKWYKIHGRHELPWRNTNDMYHIYLSEIMLQQTQVNRVRDEYYPQFLERFPSLEILANAKQDEVLSAWSGLGYYSRARNLHKTAIASSFALPTTQKELIKLPGIGRYTASAICSFGHNQNIPVVDTNIARVIKRVFALMDTSEKIVWSHAEEFVNATEPRHHNLALMDLGSLVCLPKNPKCDECPLSSFCKGKTEPELYTQTKKTVYESLELFYGVLIEEEKIALKYSKEKLYKDMLVLPSVDPIEENLLGEFKHSYTKYRLNVKLYEIQDINDEKDEIVWINLKDFKNAAISSLTKKASKFFID; from the coding sequence TTGAATAGATTTAAAAGTTTACAATCTCAACTTCTAAAATGGTATAAAATCCATGGTAGACACGAACTTCCTTGGAGAAATACCAATGATATGTACCATATATATCTAAGTGAGATTATGTTGCAGCAAACACAGGTAAATCGTGTAAGAGATGAGTACTATCCACAGTTTTTAGAGAGGTTCCCAAGCTTAGAGATACTCGCAAATGCCAAGCAAGATGAGGTTTTATCCGCTTGGAGTGGGCTAGGTTACTACTCTCGTGCAAGAAATCTTCATAAAACCGCCATAGCGTCCTCTTTTGCTCTTCCAACTACACAGAAGGAGCTCATAAAACTTCCCGGAATCGGTAGATACACCGCAAGCGCTATCTGCAGTTTTGGACACAATCAAAACATTCCAGTGGTAGACACGAATATAGCTCGGGTGATTAAAAGAGTATTTGCACTTATGGATACAAGTGAAAAAATAGTTTGGAGTCATGCCGAGGAGTTTGTAAACGCCACAGAGCCACGTCATCATAATCTTGCTCTTATGGACTTGGGCTCTTTAGTCTGTCTGCCTAAAAATCCGAAGTGTGATGAGTGCCCACTAAGCAGTTTTTGTAAAGGAAAAACAGAGCCAGAACTCTATACTCAAACTAAAAAAACGGTATATGAGTCACTTGAACTTTTTTATGGTGTTTTAATAGAAGAAGAAAAAATCGCACTGAAGTACTCTAAAGAAAAACTTTACAAAGATATGCTAGTCCTACCAAGTGTGGACCCTATAGAAGAGAACCTACTTGGAGAATTTAAGCACTCCTATACGAAGTATCGTTTAAATGTAAAACTTTATGAGATTCAAGATATCAATGATGAAAAGGATGAAATAGTCTGGATAAATTTAAAGGATTTTAAAAATGCTGCTATCTCCTCACTCACTAAAAAAGCGAGTAAGTTTTTTATAGACTAG
- a CDS encoding ribonuclease H family protein → MQIVTQALLDLGMDEKREVNKSQLILLDIKNKDKSKWEDLSLGKELSDARAELFVLLSGVDDEEIQERVIFNYKALQKFRKEATLEIETKKKLEIAELISGDVTIYCDGGCTPNPGKAGSGVAIYRAGELSELWYGLYEPMGTNNTAELGALYESLLIAQKEAKNGNSVEIKCDSMYSIDCITKWAISWEKKGWTKKGGEIKNLEIIKLSYALYNSIKKDVKLSHIKAHSGFEGNELADRMTMYAIQQKSTDFVKYDKEIDVTEILKMRAG, encoded by the coding sequence ATGCAAATTGTAACGCAGGCTTTACTAGATTTGGGAATGGATGAGAAGAGAGAGGTAAACAAATCTCAACTCATCTTGCTTGATATAAAGAATAAAGACAAATCTAAGTGGGAAGATCTCTCTTTAGGTAAAGAACTCTCTGACGCAAGGGCTGAACTTTTTGTTTTACTTAGTGGGGTGGATGACGAAGAGATTCAAGAGAGAGTTATTTTTAACTATAAAGCTCTTCAAAAGTTTAGAAAAGAAGCTACCTTAGAAATAGAGACAAAAAAAAAGCTAGAGATAGCTGAGTTGATAAGTGGAGACGTGACTATATACTGTGATGGTGGATGCACGCCAAATCCTGGTAAAGCGGGTTCAGGCGTTGCAATTTATCGAGCGGGTGAACTTAGTGAGCTTTGGTATGGACTGTATGAGCCTATGGGGACAAATAACACCGCTGAGTTAGGAGCGCTTTATGAGTCTCTACTCATAGCCCAAAAAGAAGCAAAAAATGGGAATAGCGTAGAGATAAAATGTGATTCGATGTACTCAATAGATTGCATAACAAAGTGGGCAATATCATGGGAGAAAAAAGGGTGGACAAAAAAAGGTGGAGAGATTAAAAATCTTGAAATCATCAAACTTTCATACGCTCTGTACAACTCCATCAAAAAAGATGTAAAACTCTCTCATATCAAAGCGCATAGTGGTTTTGAAGGAAATGAGTTGGCAGATAGAATGACGATGTATGCAATACAGCAAAAGAGCACAGATTTTGTAAAATACGATAAAGAGATTGATGTCACTGAAATCTTAAAAATGAGAGCTGGTTAA
- a CDS encoding YchJ family protein, whose product MCICGSEKSFDECCGTIILGKRQANTPEELMRSRFSAYVRADGKYLVDSALKEKQHEDDAALIQEFSNSVEWLKLDILTVQGDTVEFKAYYKDGENIQVLHEKSNFVLDDGIWKYKDGELYNSKVERNESCPCGSGKKYKKCCA is encoded by the coding sequence ATGTGTATATGTGGCAGTGAAAAAAGTTTTGATGAGTGTTGTGGAACTATTATTTTAGGTAAACGCCAGGCGAATACTCCTGAAGAGCTTATGAGAAGTCGTTTTAGTGCTTATGTTCGAGCTGATGGAAAGTACTTAGTAGATAGTGCTCTTAAAGAAAAGCAGCATGAAGATGATGCAGCACTCATTCAAGAGTTTTCAAACTCTGTAGAGTGGCTCAAACTTGATATATTAACAGTTCAAGGCGATACAGTTGAGTTTAAAGCATATTACAAAGATGGTGAAAACATCCAAGTTTTACATGAAAAAAGCAACTTTGTTTTAGATGATGGCATCTGGAAGTACAAAGATGGTGAGCTTTATAACTCTAAAGTAGAGAGAAATGAGAGTTGTCCATGTGGAAGTGGAAAAAAGTATAAAAAGTGTTGTGCCTAA
- the pta gene encoding phosphate acetyltransferase, with translation MHLKTKSLFISAHEINSGMLFVSMGMMEILKRKLPKVAFFRPVIYKKDVIDGDIEFITSRYELDIEYKDCFGFDIEYVESMIASNKTKQLINQLMVKFKKLESTYDFVLCEGIRQSFLSSNINFDLNIKIAQNFGSPYINIINAKENSAHDVYESILIENETLVSQGCTHFATFVNRLSSDKKEFLEEKLDGYSYKTYLLNEVEELSLLSIQDVIESLKAKTVLLSAEDHTRSIRNVKIAAMSLDNFLEKIEEDDLIVVPADRSEIILGLYGALYSRAYPNISCIVFPFDMKAHPNIDKLIFGLDKFNIPILSVETDTYQTARALTKVHSRIRVSSDRKIALGLGLFNSNVDSNYIEDKIATTSNSIMTPIMFEYKLFALAGSNKKRIVLPESSDERILRAAEIALHRGVADIILLGKEVELRENSLRLGLDLSKATIIDHCNSVLMKKFVDTFYEMRKEKGLTRGASADAMIHENYFATMMVQLGYADGMVSGAIHSTGDTIRPALQIIKTKPGVSVVSSVFFMCLETQVLVYGDCAINQDPDSKTLADIAIASAKTASSFGIEPRVAMLSYSTGYSGSGVDVDKVREATNMIKERDKELLIEGPIQYDAAINMAVAKKKLPDSKVAGRATVFIFPDLNTGNNTYKAVQRSSNAVAIGPILQGLNKPVNDLSRGCLVEDIVNTIAITAIQAGQE, from the coding sequence ATGCACTTGAAAACTAAATCGCTTTTTATATCTGCACATGAGATAAACTCTGGCATGCTTTTTGTATCTATGGGAATGATGGAAATTCTTAAACGCAAGCTCCCTAAAGTTGCATTTTTTCGTCCTGTTATTTATAAAAAAGATGTGATTGATGGGGATATTGAGTTTATTACTTCGCGTTATGAATTAGATATAGAGTACAAAGATTGTTTTGGTTTTGATATAGAATATGTTGAGAGTATGATTGCCTCAAACAAAACAAAACAGCTCATAAATCAACTTATGGTCAAGTTTAAAAAATTAGAATCTACATATGACTTTGTTCTTTGTGAGGGGATACGACAATCTTTTTTAAGCTCAAACATTAACTTTGACTTAAATATTAAAATAGCACAAAATTTTGGCTCACCTTATATTAATATTATAAATGCAAAAGAAAATAGTGCACATGATGTTTATGAGAGTATTTTAATAGAAAATGAAACTTTAGTTTCACAAGGGTGTACCCACTTTGCTACTTTTGTAAATAGACTCTCAAGTGATAAAAAAGAGTTTCTAGAAGAAAAACTTGATGGATATAGTTATAAAACATACCTTTTAAATGAAGTAGAGGAGTTAAGTCTTCTTAGTATTCAAGATGTTATAGAGTCACTAAAGGCAAAAACCGTTTTATTGTCAGCTGAAGATCATACTAGAAGTATAAGAAATGTTAAAATCGCAGCGATGTCTCTTGATAATTTCTTAGAGAAGATTGAAGAGGATGACCTAATTGTAGTGCCTGCAGATAGGTCTGAAATTATTTTAGGACTCTACGGTGCACTCTATTCACGTGCCTACCCAAATATTTCTTGTATTGTTTTTCCTTTTGACATGAAAGCCCATCCAAATATTGATAAGCTTATTTTTGGACTTGATAAGTTTAATATTCCAATTCTATCAGTTGAAACAGATACCTATCAAACAGCAAGAGCACTTACTAAAGTTCACTCACGAATAAGAGTGAGTAGCGATAGAAAAATAGCTTTAGGCCTAGGACTTTTTAACTCAAATGTAGATTCAAACTACATTGAAGATAAGATAGCAACGACTTCAAATAGCATTATGACTCCTATAATGTTTGAGTATAAACTCTTTGCACTTGCGGGTTCAAATAAAAAAAGAATTGTTTTACCAGAGAGTAGTGATGAAAGGATACTACGTGCAGCAGAGATAGCTCTTCATCGTGGAGTGGCAGACATCATACTTCTTGGAAAAGAAGTTGAGCTTAGAGAGAACTCTCTGCGTTTAGGGTTAGATCTCTCAAAAGCAACGATAATAGACCACTGTAACTCTGTTTTAATGAAAAAGTTTGTAGATACATTTTATGAGATGCGAAAAGAGAAAGGCTTAACTCGAGGAGCTTCAGCAGATGCAATGATACATGAGAATTATTTTGCAACAATGATGGTTCAGCTTGGATATGCCGATGGGATGGTTAGTGGAGCGATTCACTCAACAGGAGATACCATCCGTCCAGCTCTTCAAATAATCAAAACAAAACCCGGCGTATCAGTAGTTTCTAGTGTGTTTTTTATGTGTTTAGAAACGCAAGTTTTAGTCTATGGTGATTGTGCTATAAATCAAGACCCAGATAGTAAAACTCTCGCTGATATAGCTATAGCATCTGCAAAGACAGCTAGCTCTTTTGGAATAGAGCCAAGAGTGGCGATGCTCTCATACTCAACTGGATATAGTGGCTCGGGAGTTGATGTCGATAAGGTGAGAGAAGCTACAAATATGATAAAAGAGAGGGATAAAGAACTTCTTATAGAAGGCCCAATCCAGTATGATGCAGCAATAAATATGGCTGTTGCAAAGAAAAAACTTCCAGATTCAAAAGTAGCTGGACGAGCAACAGTATTTATATTTCCAGATTTAAATACTGGAAATAATACCTACAAAGCAGTGCAGCGTTCAAGTAACGCGGTAGCAATTGGACCGATACTACAGGGTCTAAATAAACCAGTAAATGATTTAAGTAGAGGCTGTTTAGTTGAAGACATAGTAAATACTATCGCTATTACTGCAATTCAGGCGGGACAAGAGTAA
- a CDS encoding acetate kinase has translation MKIAVLNAGSSSLKFKLFDMESLKVLRSALIENIGEENSIITNHKEAIESLDIDFSSLDVIGHRVVHGGEKFQSAAPITQEVIKEITKLIPLAPLHNRANLEGIKVAFNKAPSVKQVAVFDTAFHSTMQKEAYLYALPYEMYERDGIRRYGFHGSSHGYIAKRAAKELNKSLDSVNLITLHLGNGASVCAIQNGKSIDTSMGFTPLEGLVMGSRSGDIDPAIVLYMQRELLLSVDEVDDILNKKSGLKGICESNDVREIIANDDEQSKLALTMMIRRIQKYIGAYMSLLDDVDAIVFSGGIGENSAYIREEVLKPKLFSNIKSLVIKTDEELEIASECLKVLKISEGISPAL, from the coding sequence ATGAAGATAGCCGTTTTAAACGCAGGTAGCTCTTCACTTAAGTTTAAACTCTTTGATATGGAGAGTTTGAAAGTTTTAAGAAGTGCTCTTATTGAGAATATTGGCGAAGAAAATTCAATTATCACTAACCATAAAGAAGCAATAGAGAGTTTAGATATTGATTTTTCATCACTTGATGTTATTGGGCACAGAGTTGTTCATGGTGGTGAGAAGTTTCAGAGTGCTGCTCCTATAACTCAAGAAGTGATAAAAGAGATAACAAAACTAATACCTTTGGCACCATTACACAATAGAGCAAACCTTGAGGGTATAAAAGTGGCGTTTAATAAAGCTCCGAGTGTTAAACAGGTAGCTGTTTTTGATACAGCATTTCACTCTACTATGCAAAAAGAGGCTTATCTGTATGCTTTACCTTATGAGATGTATGAAAGAGATGGCATCCGGCGTTATGGGTTTCATGGAAGCTCACATGGATATATAGCTAAGAGAGCCGCTAAAGAGCTCAATAAAAGTTTAGATAGTGTGAATTTGATAACACTGCATCTAGGAAATGGTGCGAGTGTTTGTGCTATACAGAACGGGAAAAGCATCGATACATCTATGGGCTTTACCCCATTAGAAGGCCTTGTTATGGGGAGTCGCTCAGGAGACATTGACCCAGCCATAGTTTTATATATGCAAAGAGAACTACTTTTAAGTGTTGATGAAGTGGATGATATACTTAATAAAAAGTCTGGATTAAAAGGAATCTGTGAGAGTAATGATGTTCGAGAGATAATTGCTAATGACGATGAACAATCAAAATTAGCGCTAACTATGATGATACGACGGATTCAAAAATATATTGGTGCTTATATGTCCCTATTAGACGATGTGGATGCTATAGTCTTTAGTGGTGGCATAGGTGAAAATTCCGCTTATATACGAGAAGAGGTACTAAAACCGAAGCTATTTAGTAACATAAAATCTCTAGTGATAAAAACAGATGAAGAGTTAGAGATAGCAAGCGAGTGTTTAAAAGTTTTAAAAATCAGTGAGGGAATTAGTCCTGCTCTTTAG
- a CDS encoding transglutaminase-like domain-containing protein, whose translation MKAYLQESELINFSNPEVHALALKLAEGTTTDVECAKNCFLYVRDKINHSGDVVDGKTTTFRASDVLKHKTGWCYAKSILLAALLRANNIPTGFCYQRLSCSEYVKDVYCLHGLNAIYLKEFGWYRVDARGNKEGVNAEFNPPYEKLAFELQEHESDLDGILENPLEEVIYALKRFTTYDEMIHNFPDIKV comes from the coding sequence GTGAAGGCTTATTTACAAGAGAGTGAGTTGATAAATTTTTCAAATCCTGAAGTGCATGCCCTTGCATTAAAGTTGGCAGAGGGAACAACAACGGATGTAGAGTGCGCAAAAAACTGTTTTTTATATGTGAGAGATAAGATAAATCATAGTGGTGATGTAGTAGATGGAAAAACAACCACTTTTAGGGCAAGCGATGTTTTAAAGCATAAAACCGGTTGGTGTTATGCAAAAAGTATACTGCTTGCGGCACTCCTACGCGCTAATAATATTCCAACAGGTTTTTGTTATCAGAGACTCTCTTGTTCAGAATACGTAAAAGACGTTTATTGTCTTCATGGATTAAACGCCATCTATTTAAAAGAGTTTGGTTGGTATAGAGTCGACGCACGAGGAAATAAAGAGGGTGTAAACGCAGAGTTTAACCCTCCTTATGAAAAACTAGCGTTTGAACTACAAGAACATGAGTCCGACTTAGATGGTATTTTAGAAAATCCACTTGAAGAAGTTATATACGCTTTGAAAAGATTCACTACATATGATGAGATGATTCATAATTTTCCAGATATAAAAGTATAG